TAACTAATTCCATTCAAAGAAGCTTCATCATCCGCAGTGAATGCAACAAAAGGTGCATTTGTCATTTCAGATACTAATTTTTCCAATCTCATCAACTTGGGAGTTATATATCTTGGACAAAATACCACATCAGGATTAAAGTCTTTCACAAAAGTATTCAAGTCCTCCTTATTATATCTGCCTGTACACCAAATAAAATCACGAAGTATCATTACTAGCGTATGAAAAAAGATTGATACTTTCTTCATAAACCCATAAATTCCCTTACGCTGAGCATTTTGTTTTAAATAGTGAATTTGTTCTACATCTGTTTTTTTCTTAATGCTACCACCAGCTTTTTTTCCACCCAATAGAGATTTCCCCATCTGACCATCCGTAATTTGAAAATAGCGATTACAGATTGAATTAACAGGTTCTCCTGGACTACAATAAATCTGAGCAAATTCGGCATCAAAACCTGTAAACCAATTGGTCAATACACCATTGCCATACACATAATCATTCCATTCTTCGTCTGTTATCAGTAGTATCTTCATCTTCAATTTTTATTTATAGATTACGGGCTCTTCCTAAAAACATAAATAAGAATCTAAAAAAATATGGATAAATACGGAACATAGAGAGTATAAAACGATGTAATAATGGGACTTTTGAACAATTTATAGCTGCATTAACATGAAGCTGAAAGTATTTTAATAAAACAGGAAGTTCTGTTTTTTTCACATTACCATACGCATAATTCAGCATTAACGGTAAACAAAAACGCCATTTAGAAAGGTCCGTCAATAATTTTTCTCTTTCATTTTCAAAAAAAGCAATACGTTCTTCATAAGCGCTAATGAAATCTAATTTGAGAACCTTTTTTTGGTTAGCCATGATACTCTCTGAATTTTTATAATAATAATAATAAGGTGTATTCACATATAAAATACGACTACTCCTATAATATAATTTCCAAGTCGTAGCATCATCTTCATTAACCTTACCTATAGGCATTCTAATTCCTTTCCACAATTCACTACGATATAATTTCCCCCACACAATAATCTTCTGAACACTACTGCAAAATATAGAGTGATTATCAAAACGACGAACAGAAGTTTCTTTTTTAATAGAAGGAAAAACATCTTCTCTCCCCCTTAAAAAAGAAAATTGTACAATATCTGCATTTTCTTTCTCTGCTAATAGTAAAGTATCTTGAAGTGTATCAGAATGAATAAAATCATCACTATCCAAAAAAGTTACATAATCACCAGACAAGTACTCTAGCCCTACATTGCGTGCAGATGACAATCCTCCGTTCTCTTTGTGAATCACTCTAATACGTCCATCAGCTTTAGCATAGTTATCACAAATAATAGGACACTTATCAGGTGAACCATCATCAACAAGAATTAATTCCCAATTTGAATAAGTTTGAGCTAATACACTATTTATACAACGATATATATATTTTTCTACTTTATAGACTGGAACTATAATTGTAATTTTGGACTGCATATATTAAGTTTTATATGATTTTTCCCATTTTTATTTTATCAATAAAAAAATGGGAAAAAGAACCGCGATGAAAGATATAACTGTAAAAAGAAACAAAAGGGTATTAACATTAATACTGATAGATACCATACTGGCATATTACAAACTCTATAATTATAATCATTCATTATATTTTGAGTAGTTAATGCTAGTATAAATGGTACAAACATCATATACCTCTGCACCATAAATATTCTATAATTAAACACAGCACACACACATATCAAAATAGAAACACTTAAAAAATAAAGGAAATCAGTTCTTTTATAAAGGATTGTGTTAATATACAATGCAAGAAGAGGGCCAAGCATCATTAACACAATGACAAATTTGAAGTATCCTTCGCTACCAACTGAATCCAAATAACTATCAGAATAGCTTTGTTGAAGTAATCCTAATCTTATTAAAAAACGTCCCAATAATTGTATCAACGATGTTGAACCCATTAAAGCCGCTATACATATAATTGTAATCCATACATTTCTATTCATCCGAGAAACTTGACTCAAGTTACTCTTGAATCGCCACGAAAACAATACGGCCAAAAACAATACTAAAAATATAATTTTAATACCATCGTGGGCTAACGGAGCAGACAATAATAATATTCCTCCAATAAAATATATCTTTTTTAATCCAAAAGCTAGAGCCATTATAACCAATATAACCGCAAAGAAAAACCGAGAAACCGCAAAGAAAAGTGGAC
This is a stretch of genomic DNA from Parabacteroides chongii. It encodes these proteins:
- a CDS encoding glycosyltransferase family 2 protein; the protein is MQSKITIIVPVYKVEKYIYRCINSVLAQTYSNWELILVDDGSPDKCPIICDNYAKADGRIRVIHKENGGLSSARNVGLEYLSGDYVTFLDSDDFIHSDTLQDTLLLAEKENADIVQFSFLRGREDVFPSIKKETSVRRFDNHSIFCSSVQKIIVWGKLYRSELWKGIRMPIGKVNEDDATTWKLYYRSSRILYVNTPYYYYYKNSESIMANQKKVLKLDFISAYEERIAFFENEREKLLTDLSKWRFCLPLMLNYAYGNVKKTELPVLLKYFQLHVNAAINCSKVPLLHRFILSMFRIYPYFFRFLFMFLGRARNL